One window from the genome of Megalobrama amblycephala isolate DHTTF-2021 linkage group LG4, ASM1881202v1, whole genome shotgun sequence encodes:
- the arl6ip4 gene encoding ADP-ribosylation factor-like protein 6-interacting protein 4, which produces MGGSDAGRSESKSRSLSSSGVRRDSPGRQKKHERSSEKKKMKRRRSSSSSSSSSSTSTSREKKAKKKQKRREVKKLKREKKKEKKEKKRQKKVALKAERAAVTASVSSPASDDKLQPFLPIWQSEETKEHGPVMTDEQKASFCTKRPMTKEEYEARQSVIRRVLDPETGRTRLIRGDGEVLEEIVTKERHKDINKRATQSDGDAFQKRLGISR; this is translated from the exons ATGGGAGGGAGCGATGCTGGCAGATCCGAGAGCAAATCCCGGAGCTTGTCCTCATCAGGCGTCAGGAGAGACAGTCCCGGCCGGCAGAAGAAGCACGAGCGCTCCTCCG agaagaagaagatgaaAAGGAGAAGAAGCTCCAGCTCGTCGTCATCTTCAAGCTCCACTTCCACATCCAGAGAAAAAAAGGCCAAGAAGAAACAGAAACGACGAGAAGTTAAGAAGCTGAAGCGTGAAAAGAAGAAGGAGAAAAAGGAGAAGAAGCGGCAGAAGAAGGTTGCGTTGAAAGCTGAAAGAGCGGCAGTGACGGCTTCTGTATCGTCTCCTGCTTCTGATGACAAACTCCAGCCGTTCCTGCCGATCTGGCAGAGCGAAGAAACGAAAGAACACGGGCCCG TCATGACTGACGAACAGAAGGCCAGTTTCTGCACCAAGAGGCCGATGACGAAGGAAGAATACGAGGCGAGGCAGAGCGTCATTCGTCGCGTCCTCGACCCCGAGACGGGCCGCACCAG GCTCATAAGAGGCGATGGGGAAGTTCTAGAAGAAATCGTCACCAAGGAGCGACACAAAGACATCAACAAG AGAGCCACTCAGAGCGATGGTGACGCCTTCCAGAAGAGACTGGGGATCAGCAGGTAA
- the mtrfr gene encoding mitochondrial translation release factor in rescue, whose amino-acid sequence MLSVGQRLWRLKGPLTSLTSGHTPWTVTGWPLVLAAGKKHQIDLPLVHEEELEEQFVRGSGPGGQATNKTSNCVVLKHIPTGIVVKCHETRSVDLNRRRAREILREKLDIFKGEESELLKMRRESIQRKQDKRRKVNENMEKKRRFKERLCSEEEKH is encoded by the exons ATGCTGTCAGTGGGTCAGCGGCTCTGGAGGCTGAAGGGACCTCTGACCTCTCTGACCTCTGGACACACACCCTGGACAGTCACAGGATGGCCGCTTGTTTTGGCTGCTGGTAAGAAACACCAGATTGACCTGCCGCTCGTACATGAGGAAGAGCTCGAGGAGCAGTTTGTTCGGGGATCTGGACCTGGAGGACAAGCCACCAACAAAACCAGCAACTGCGTCGTGCTGAAACACATTCCCACCGGGATCGTGGTGAAG TGTCACGAGACCAGATCTGTGGATCTGAACAGAAGACGAGCGCGAGAGATTTTACGGGAGAAACTGGACATCTTCAAGGGTGAAGAAAGTGAACTGCTGAAAATGAGAAGAGAATCCATACAGAGAAAACAGGACAAACGGAGgaaagtgaatgaaaacatggaGAAAAAGAGACGCTTCAAGGAGAGGCTCTGCTCAGAAGAAGAGAAACACTGA